One window of the Acinonyx jubatus isolate Ajub_Pintada_27869175 chromosome A2, VMU_Ajub_asm_v1.0, whole genome shotgun sequence genome contains the following:
- the TMED1 gene encoding transmembrane emp24 domain-containing protein 1 — MMAAGAALALALWLLLPPVGVGGAGPPPIQDGEFTFLLPAGRKQCFYQSAPANASLETEYQVIGGAGLDVDFTLESPQGVLLVSESRKADGVHTVEPTEAGDYKLCFDNSFSTISEKLVFFELIFDSLQDDEEVEGWAEAVEPEEMLDVKMGDIKESIETMKTRLERSIQMLTLLRAFEARDRNLQEGNLERVNFWSAVNVAVLLLVAVLQVCTLKRLFQDKRPVPT; from the exons ATGATGGCGGCCGGAGCGGCCCTAGCCTTGGCACTGTGGCTACTACTGCCgccggtgggggtgggaggggcagggccaccgCCGATCCAGGACGGCGAGTTCACGTTCCTGCTGCCTGCGGGGAGGAAACAGTGTTTCTACCAGTCAGCGCCTGCCAACGCAAGCCTCGAGACCGAGTACCAG GTGATCGGAGGTGCTGGACTGGACGTGGATTTCACGCTGGAGAGCCCTCAGGGCGTGCTGCTGGTCAGCGAGTCCCGCAAGGCAGATGGGGTGCACAC AGTGGAGCCCACGGAGGCCGGGGACTACAAGCTGTGCTTTGACAACTCTTTCAGCACAATCTCAGAGAAGCTGGTGTTCTTTGAACTCATTTTTGACAGCCTGCAGGACGACGAGGAGGTTGAAGGCTGGGCAGAGGCCGTGGAGCCCGAGGAGATGCTGGATGTCAAGATGGGAGACATCAAG gaATCCATCGAGACCATGAAGACCCGGTTGGAGCGTAGCATCCAGATGCTGACGCTACTGCGGGCCTTTGAGGCACGTGACCGCAACCTGCAGGAAGGCAACCTGGAGCGGGTCAACTTCTGGTCGGCTGTGAACGTGGCCGTGCTGCTGCTGGTGGCCGTGCTACAGGTCTGCACGCTCAAGCGCTTGTTCCAGGACAAGCGCCCTGTGCCTACGTAG